From the genome of Eucalyptus grandis isolate ANBG69807.140 chromosome 2, ASM1654582v1, whole genome shotgun sequence, one region includes:
- the LOC104434274 gene encoding LOW QUALITY PROTEIN: cysteine-rich receptor-like protein kinase 1 (The sequence of the model RefSeq protein was modified relative to this genomic sequence to represent the inferred CDS: inserted 2 bases in 2 codons) encodes MKSNEASPSIALPLLALSSFFFSLAVSDPRITEARLICQNSTWIVPGNVVSIGIAIMSKFSYSFAAQGWGKYSLASPLPAVYGLAQCHGDLTETECRLCFTESWPRIARCLPNFGRLYLDGCFLRYGSYDFYNETVDPTHDMHKCSSNLTVPAEIVAEFSDRVDRVLRNVSASAVRNKGFAVAGEDGIGGVAGAYALAQCWSTLDAGACRVCLENATSMARSCAPGEEARAMNVGCFLRYSTTKFYDVPSSKFYIVPGSGGFRITIAIISSTTCSDFTCSHWCIHWIQKEKATNFFDDSRKLGQXGGGSVYKGILPDGKVVAVKRLVFNTCQWADEFFNEVNLIXGIQHKNLMRILGCSIEGPESLLVYEYLPKRSLDLVLFVNDATPVLTWEERLHIIIGTAEGLAYLHGGCGVKIIHRDIKTSNILLDENLTAKISDFGLARCIAMDKSHLSTGIAGTLGYMAPEYLMRGQLTEKADVYAFGVLVLEILSGRKNSVYTRGSSSVLQSVWKHYKSNNLVACIDPALQGKFPILEVSNVLQISLLCTQACMELRPPMSGVVEMLHDKNRVVPQPSQPPFVNASMLFDKSSSKSST; translated from the exons ATGAAGTCGAACGAAGCGAGCCCATCAATCGCCCTTCCTCTGCTCGCGCTCTCctcgttcttcttctctctcgccgTCTCCGATCCTCGAATCACCGAAGCGCGCCTCATCTGCCAGAACTCCACTTGGATTGTCCCTGGAAATGTCGTCTCCATCGGCATCGCCATCATGAGCAAGTTCTCGTACAGCTTCGCTGCCCAGGGCTGGGGCAAGTACTCCCTCGCCTCGCCGCTGCCAGCAGTGTACGGCCTCGCCCAGTGCCATGGGGACTTGACTGAGACCGAGTGCCGCCTCTGCTTTACCGAGAGCTGGCCCCGGATTGCCCGCTGCCTCCCCAACTTTGGTCGGCTCTACCTTGACGGCTGCTTCCTCCGTTACGGCAGTTACGACTTCTACAACGAGACCGTCGATCCAACGCACGACATGCACAAGTGTAGTTCCAATTTGACAGTCCCGGCGGAGATCGTGGCCGAGTTCTCCGATAGGGTGGACCGGGTCCTGAGGAATGTCTCGGCCAGTGCAGTGCGGAACAAGGGCTTCGCGGTGGCTGGGGAGGACGGAATTGGAGGAGTCGCCGGGGCATATGCTTTGGCACAGTGTTGGAGCACGCTTGATGCCGGCGCTTGCAGAGTCTGTTTGGAGAATGCGACTTCGATGGCGAGAAGCTGTGCACCTGGAGAAGAAGCGCGGGCCATGAACGTGGGATGCTTCCTCCGTTACTCGACCACAAAGTTCTACGACGTCCCCAGTAGCAAGTTCTATATCGTCCCCGGTAGCGGAG GGTTCCGCATCACCATAGCAATAATCTCATCGACTACTTGCAGCGACTTCACTTGTTCTCATTGGTGCATACATTGGATACAAAAA GAGAAGGCCACCAACTTCTTTGATGACTCGAGGAAGCTAGGCC GGGGCGGCGGTTCCGTGTACAAGGGGATTTTACCCGACGGGAAGGTCGTCGCGGTTAAGCGGTTGGTGTTCAACACATGCCAATGGGCAGATGAATTCTTCAATGAGGTGAACCTGA GTGGGATCCAACACAAGAACCTCATGAGGATTTTGGGATGCAGCATCGAAGGCCCAGAAAGCCTTCTCGTCTACGAATATCTTCCTAAAAGAAGTCTTGATCTAGTTCTTTTTG TCAACGATGCGACCCCCGTCCTAACTTGGGAGGAGAGGCTGCACATCATCATAGGAACAGCTGAGGGCCTCGCATATCTTCATGGAGGTTGTGGAGTGAAAATCATCCATCGGGACATAAAAACCAGCAACATCCTCCTTGATGAAAATCTCACAGCGAAAATCTCAGATTTCGGGCTTGCCCGATGCATTGCTATGGATAAGTCTCATCTTAGTACAGGAATCGCCGGCACACT TGGTTACATGGCACCTGAATATTTAATGAGGGGACAGCTAACGGAGAAAGCTGATGTTTATGCTTTTGGGGTGCTGGTTCTTGAAATCTTGAGTGGTAGGAAGAATAGTGTGTACACACGGGGGTCGAGCTCGGTATTACAGTCG GTATGGAAGCATTACAAGTCAAATAATTTGGTTGCATGCATTGATCCGGCCTTACAAGGTAAATTCCCCATCCTGGAGGTGTCGAATGTGCTCCAAATCAGCCTCCTATGCACTCAAGCCTGCATGGAATTGCGACCGCCCATGTCTGGAGTCGTCGAGATGCTCCACGACAAAAATCGTGTAGTCCCCCAACCGAGCCAACCCCCGTTCGTCAACGCTAGCATGCTGTTTGACAAATCTAGCAGCAAAAGCTCTACATGA
- the LOC104417986 gene encoding glutaredoxin, whose amino-acid sequence MGSIFSSSSSGASKEELASAADKAKEVASSAPVVVFSKTYCGYCQRVKLLLTQLGVSYKVVELDKEGDGAVVQSALADWTGLRTVPNVFIGGNHIGGCDSVTEKHQAGQLVPLLRSAGAVKT is encoded by the exons ATGGGGTCAATCTTCAGCTCATCATCGAGCGGCGCGAGCAAGGAGGAGCTGGCGTCCGCCGCGGACAAGGCCAAGGAGGTCGCCTCGTCGGCTCCCGTCGTCGTATTCAG CAAAACTTACTGTGGCTACTGCCAAAGGGTCAAGCTTCTGTTGACGCAGCTCGGGGTGAGTTACAAAGTCGTTGAGCTGGACAAGGAAG GTGATGGAGCTGTGGTTCAATCGGCATTGGCAGATTGGACAGGGCTGAGAACAGTACCTAATGTGTTCATTGGGGGAAATCATATCGGTGGATGCGATT CCGTCACTGAGAAACACCAGGCAGGTCAACTGGTACCTCTTCTTAGGAGTGCCGGAGCTGTGAAGACCTAA